The Humulus lupulus chromosome 4, drHumLupu1.1, whole genome shotgun sequence genome has a window encoding:
- the LOC133829789 gene encoding carbonic anhydrase 2-like — MADEQFSQLANYECSIKKNLVIISEKAESESESDEDESFDKVQPEHVDPVQKIVHGFKHFLSNKFHKYPCLFNELAATQHPKFLVFACSDSRVSPSHILNFQPGEAFMARNIGNLIPTFDQLKYSNVGAIIEYAVEELKVENILVIGHSRCGGVKRLMSYPEDGSAPFDFIDDWVNIAQAAKDKVKVEHKNLTFEEQCEICAEEAVNVSLKNLHSYPFVQRGVEEKKIALRGGYYDFVNGSFKLWELEQSTLF; from the exons ATGGCCGATGAACAGTTTTCCCAGTTGGCCAATTATGAATGCAGCATCAAGAAGAATCTGGTGATCATCag TGAGAAGGCCGAAAGTGAAAGCGAAAGCGATGAAGATGAAAGCTTTGACAAGGTGCAACCTGAGCATGTTGATCCTGTTCAGAAAATTGTTCATGGATTTAAGCACTTTCTCTCCAATAAATTTCA CAAGTACCCATGCTTGTTTAATGAACTTGCCGCAACCCAACATCCTAAG TTTTTAGTATTTGCATGCTCGGATTCTCGAGTGAGTCCTTCCCATATCTTAAATTTTCAACCCGGAGAAGCTTTCATGGCCCGCAATATTGGCAACTTGATTCCAACTTTTGACCaa TTGAAATACTCAAACGTCGGAGCAATTATTGAATATGCGGTAGAGGAGCTTAAGGTAGAGAATATTTTGGTGATTGGACATAGTCGTTGTGGTGGCGTAAAAAGGCTTATGTCTTATCCTGAAGATGGTTCAGCTCCCTT TGACTTCATTGATGATTGGGTCAACATTGCTCAAGCTGCCAAGGATAAAGTCAAGGTTGAACACAAAAATTTGACATTTGAAGAACAATGTGAAATATGTGCTGAG GAAGCAGTGAATGTGTCTCTAAAGAATCTACATTCTTATCCATTTGTTCAAAGAGGAGTTGAAGAGAAAAAGATAGCACTTAGGGGTGGATACTATGATTTTGTGAATGGATCTTTCAAGCTATGGGAACTTGAGCAGAGTACTTTATTTTAA
- the LOC133829790 gene encoding carbonic anhydrase 2-like, translating to MADEQFSQLANYECSIKKNLVIISEKAESESESDEDESFDKVQPEHVDPVQKIVHGFKHFLSNKFHKYPCLFNELAATQHPKFLVFACSDSRVSPSHILNFQPGEAFMARNIGNLIPTFDQLKYSNVGAIIEYAVEELKVENILVIGHSRCGGVKRLMSYPEDGSAPFDFIDDWVNIAQAAKDKVKAEHKNLTFEEQCEICAEEAVNVSLKNLHSYPFVQRGVEEKKIALRGGYYDFVNGSFKLWELE from the exons ATGGCCGATGAACAGTTTTCCCAGTTGGCCAATTATGAATGCAGCATCAAGAAGAATCTGGTGATCATCag TGAGAAGGCCGAAAGTGAAAGCGAAAGCGATGAAGATGAAAGCTTTGACAAGGTGCAACCTGAGCATGTTGATCCTGTTCAGAAAATTGTTCATGGATTTAAGCACTTTCTCTCCAATAAATTTCA CAAGTACCCATGCTTGTTTAATGAACTTGCCGCAACCCAACATCCTAAG TTTTTAGTATTTGCATGCTCGGATTCTCGAGTGAGTCCTTCCCATATCTTAAATTTTCAACCCGGAGAAGCTTTCATGGCCCGCAATATTGGCAACTTGATTCCAACTTTTGACCaa TTGAAATACTCAAACGTCGGAGCAATTATTGAATATGCGGTAGAGGAGCTTAAGGTAGAGAATATTTTGGTGATTGGACATAGTCGTTGTGGTGGCGTAAAAAGGCTTATGTCTTATCCTGAAGATGGTTCAGCTCCCTT TGACTTCATTGATGATTGGGTCAACATTGCTCAAGCTGCCAAGGATAAAGTCAAGGCTGAACACAAAAATTTGACATTTGAAGAACAATGTGAAATATGTGCTGAG GAAGCAGTGAATGTGTCTCTAAAGAATCTACATTCTTATCCATTTGTTCAAAGAGGAGTTGAAGAGAAAAAGATAGCACTTAGGGGTGGATACTATGATTTTGTGAATGGATCTTTCAAGCTATGGGAACTTGAGTAG